A window from Oncorhynchus mykiss isolate Arlee chromosome 9, USDA_OmykA_1.1, whole genome shotgun sequence encodes these proteins:
- the LOC110531735 gene encoding 5,6-dihydroxyindole-2-carboxylic acid oxidase → MWKYGLLVLFGALFVRGQFPRECVTLEGLRSGQCCPSPFGVANDACGSATGRGQCISIAADASPHGPQYPHDGRDDRERWPIRYFNRTCQCNGNFTGYDCGRCMHGLTGLNCDQPVAIVRRNVMQLSADQKRAFVTALDQAKRTVHPDIMIATRRYQDVFGPDGNTPQFENITIYNYFVWTHYYSVSKTFLGDGQPSFGGVDFSHEGPGFVTWHRFHLLQLERDMQDMLQDPSFALPYWNFAIGGSTCDICTDDLLGARSNLNMNSISTNSIFSNWRVICESVEDYDTLGTICNNTETTPIRRNPAGNVARPMVQRLPEPQDVADCLQVNTFDTPPYYSTSSESFRNTIEGYSAPQGNYDPVVRSLHNLAHLFLNGTGGQTHLSPNDPIFVLLHTFTDAIFDEWLRRHAPDSAVYPSENAPIGHNRGYNMVPFWPPVTNAEMFLTAPENLGYSYEAEWPAAPFTLTEIITIAMVAALVIVAVIFAATTCVVRARSYSKLEGRQPLLGEQYQRYDDDKSQSVV, encoded by the exons ATGTGGAAGTACGGTTTGTTGGTGCTTTTCGGCGCCCTATTTGTGCGCGGGCAGTTTCCGAGGGAATGTGTGACTCTGGAGGGACTTCGGAGTGGTCAGTGTTGTCCATCCCCGTTTGGGGTCGCGAATGACGCCTGCGGGTCCGCCACAGGACGTGGACAGTGTATTTCGATAGCGGCAGACGCAAGTCCACACGGCCCCCAGTACCCCCACGATGGACGGGATGACCGTGAACGTTGGCCCATCCGCTACTTCAACCGAACCTGCCAGTGCAACGGGAATTTCACCGGTTATGATTGTGGCCGTTGTATGCATGGATTGACCGGGTTAAACTGTGACCAACCCGTCGCTATCG TCCGGAGAAACGTGATGCAGCTAAGTGCGGATCAGAAGCGAGCTTTCGTGACCGCACTAGACCAGGCCAAGCGCACCGTACATCCGGACATTATGATAGCTACGCGGCGATACCAGGATGTCTTCGGACCCGATGGAAACACCCCGCAGTTTGAGAACATCACCATCTACAATTACTTTGTGTGGACCCACTACTATTCGGTCAGCAAGACCTTCTTGGGGGACGGCCAGCCGAGCTTTGGCGGAGTTGACTTCTCTCACGAAGGTCCCGGTTTTGTGACCTGGCACAGGTTTCACCTGCTCCAACTTGAGCGCGACATGCAG GATATGCTCCAAGACCCTTCCTTTGCCCTGCCCTACTGGAACTTTGCCATTGGTGGAAGCACCTGTGACATCTGCACAGATGACCTATTGGGAGCGAGGAGCAACCTCAATATGAATTCCATCAGCACCAACTCCATCTTCTCCAACTGGAGGGTGATCTGTGAGAGTGTGGAGGACTATGACACACTGGGAACCATCTGCAACA acACTGAGACCACCCCCATCAGGAGGAACCCAGCAGGTAACGTGGCCCGCCCCATGGTGCAGCGTCTCCCTGAGCCCCAGGATGTTGCAGACTGCCTGCAGGTGAACACCTTTGACACCCCTCCCTACTACTCCACCTCCTCAGAGAGCTTCAGAAACACCATTGAGG GCTATAGTGCCCCCCAGGGAAACTACGACCCTGTGGTACGGAGCCTTCACAACCTGGCCCACCTGTTTCTAAATGGAACAGGCGGACAGACACACCTCTCGCCTAACGACCCCATCTTCGTGCTGCTCCACACTTTCACCGATGCCATCTTTGACGAGTGGCTCAGGAGGCACGCCCCAG ATTCTGCAGTCTATCCTTCAGAGAATGCCCCCATTGGTCACAACAGGGGGTACAACATGGTTCCCTTCTGGCCTCCAGTGACCAACGCTGAGATGTTTCTTACAGCCCCTGAGAACCTTGGCTACTCCTATGAGGCCGAATGGCCAG CTGCTCCTTTCACTTTGACCGAGATCATCACCATTGCCATGGTGGCGGCCCTGGTCATCGTGGCTGTAATCTTTGCTGCCACCACATGTGTTGTGCGCGCCCGCTCCTACAGCAAACTGGAGGGCCGCCAGCCCCTGCTGGGTGAACAGTACCAACGCTATGATGACGACAAAAGCCAATCCGTGGTCTGA
- the LOC110531734 gene encoding leucine rich adaptor protein 1-like, which yields MDGEHVLRDFKDIETKLGRKVPESLIRSLAGGNNHHDKHEDTKLATPKNQSNSADLKRLESKMLFLRQEMAHLRAIDVKLMQQLISINDGIESIKWVMEDKEGLASRESSLTGSLYSLLDSQDDTSSRGSFTSLHDGHSDGLDGISVGSYLDTLDELAEDLSEHTSPTDLDLFSDKPVIEDETFSKPTMRLRVDSDEYYCFG from the exons ATGGACGGGGAACACGTCTTACGCGATTTTAAAGATATTGAGACGAAGTTGGGTCGCAAAGTTCCTGAAAGTCTCATTCGTTCCCTTGCAGGAGGAAATAATCATCATGACAAACATGAGGATACAAAATTGGCGACACCGAAAAACCAGTCGAACTCTGCTGATTTGAAACGACTGGAGAGCAAGATGTTATTTTTGAGACAGGAAATG GCCCACCTCCGTGCCATCGATGTCAAGCTGATGCAGCAGCTAATATCCATCAACGACGGCATCGAATCCATCAAATGGGTGATGGAGGACAAGGAGGGCCTAGCCAGTCGTGAAAGCAGCCTGACAGGCAGCCTGTACAGCCTATTGGACAGCCAAGATGACACCTCTTCACGCGGCAGCTTCACCAGTCTGCACGACGGACACAGCGATGGATTGGACGGGATATCCGTGGGCAGTTATCTGGATACGTTGGATGAGTTAGCCGAAGACCTTTCGGAACACACTTCTCCGACGGACCTTGATCTATTCTCTGATAAACCTGTTATAGAGGACGAGACTTTCAGCAAGCCAACAATGCGACTCAGAGTGGACTCCGATGAGTACTACTGCTTTGGATAG